From Helicoverpa armigera isolate CAAS_96S chromosome 26, ASM3070526v1, whole genome shotgun sequence, one genomic window encodes:
- the LOC110382162 gene encoding facilitated trehalose transporter Tret1-2 homolog, which produces MAKKTTGWITPFKKQCFVTLGVCLNMAAHGLVMGFNAILLPQLRKPDSIIPIDDSSGSWIASIIGFALVAGNFIVPPVMANYGRRTANLISVMPLIVGWFAIIMAKSIPVLLVARFMQGMAMGMSASLGPVLIGEYTSPHNRGAFLTLISLCIATGVLTVHTMGSYLHWQTTALVCACIAFVDLVIIIYSPESPSWLADQGRYEDCKRVFRWLRSEEEEEELMKMIEASTIVRESKADANISQSLGKKIQSGVVYLKTTFKKKEFYKPIFIMMHIYTLGQWAGANILAAYTLDIFHHVIGTDVNIALLVITLDAQRIVSNAIAVLVIKKINRRTMLFATVSVNLFAFLLTAAYTYCKGQGMLPHFLDHPMIGVALVHLHMFTIATGTVPLPFIIAGEVFPLEYRSLAGGISVLFLSSNLFITVKTVPFFFGTLGIHGAYCIYAAVVGYCLVIAYFFLPETKDRTLQDIENEFRGRPLSPEELKSTQSLTSWKLHSRDRRCSSPVV; this is translated from the exons TGCTTCGTGACCCTGGGAGTGTGCCTCAACATGGCAGCACACGGGCTGGTGATGGGGTTCAACGCCATCCTGCTGCCGCAGCTGAGGAAGCCTGACTCCATCATACCTATTGATGACTCCTCAGGGTCATGGATTG CTTCCATCATCGGCTTCGCTCTCGTAGCCGGCAACTTCATCGTCCCTCCCGTCATGGCCAACTACGGCCGAAGAACAGCCAACCTGATCAGCGTGATGCCGCTCATCGTCGGCTGGTTTGCCATCATCATGGCTAAAAGCATCCCTGTCCTTCTGGTTGCCAGGTTCATGCAAGGCATGGCCATGGGTATGAGTGCTTCTCTAGGCCCAGTCCTCATAGGAGAATACACCAGCCCTCATAACAGAGGGGCGTTTTTAACTCTAATATCTCTGTGCATAGCAACTGGGGTCCTGACAGTCCATACCATGGGCTCCTACCTTCACTGGCAAACGACTGCCCTCGTCTGTGCGTGCATTGCCTTCGTAGATCtagtcattattatttattcacccGAGTCACCAAGTTGGCTCGCTGATCAAGGCAGATATGAAGACTGTAAGAGAGTCTTCCGCTGGTTAAGAAgtgaggaagaagaagaagaactgaTGAAGATGATTGAAGCGAGCACCATTGTAAGAGAATCTAAAGCTGATGCTAATATATCTCAGTCACTTGGCAAAAAGATACAAAGTGGCGTcgtgtatttaaaaactacttttaagAAGAAGGAGTTCTACAaacctatttttattatgatgcaTATTTATACTTTAGGTCAATGGGCAGGAGCTAATATTTTAGCGGCGTATACTTTAGATATCTTCCATCATGTTATAGGTACTGATGTTAATATAGCTCTCTTGGTCATCACTCTCGATGCACAGAGGATAGTGTCAAATGCAATAGCAGTATTAGTGATTAAGAAAATCAATAGAAGAACAATGTTGTTCGCTACTGTTAGTGTGAACTTGTTTGCTTTCTTGCTAACAGCAGCCTACACGTACTGCAAAGGTCAGGGCATGTTGCCTCATTTCCTTGACCACCCTATGATCGGTGTGGCACTGGTCCACCTTCACATGTTCACAATCGCAACTGGAACCGTTCCGTTGCCATTCATCATCGCTGGTGAAGTCTTCCCTCTCGAATACAGAAGTCTTGCTGGAGGTATCAGTGTGCTTTTCCTGTCTTCCAACCTCTTCATAACTGTTAAAACCGTGCCATTCTTTTTCGGAACTCTTGGCATACACGGAGCTTACTGTATCTACGCCGCTGTGGTCGGCTACTGTCTTGTCATAGCTTACTTCTTCTTGCCTGAGACGAAGGATAGAACTCTTCAGGATATTGAGAATGAGTTCAGAGGTAGACCGCTTTCACCTGAAGAGTTAAAGTCTACTCAATCTTTAACGTCATGGAAGTTACATAGTAGAGACAGAAGATGCAGCAGCCCTGTAGTATAA